A genomic stretch from Lathyrus oleraceus cultivar Zhongwan6 chromosome 2, CAAS_Psat_ZW6_1.0, whole genome shotgun sequence includes:
- the LOC127120526 gene encoding acetylornithine deacetylase isoform X3 yields MASATTLLETLGNLERDSFLSLLSNLIGESIHVQNNPPELIPQEDRVVKHVLNSLLPFSTTTGGGPLILNHVTYFPGRGNLIVEYPGTVPGKILSFVGCHMDVVTADPKDWDFDPFSLSIDGDKLRGRGTTDCLGHVALVTELMRKLGETKPDLKSTVVAVFIANEESGVVTGVGIDALVQHGLLNKLKEGPILYEVLFWIDVADKQPCIGTAGMIAWKLHVTGKPFHSGLTDKAINPLELAMDAIKEIQLQFYRDFPPHPREQVYGFPIPSTMKPTQWSYPGGGINQIPGECTISGDFRLTPFYDMKDAMKKLQEYVDDINDNIQKLESRGPVSKYVLLDEKLRGRLTLTFDEVLPGVACDLNSRGFHVLCKATEEVVGHVKPFSVTGSLPLIRELQDEGFDVQSCGYGLMETYHAKNEYCLFTDMSQGYQVLGSIIAQLEN; encoded by the exons ATGGCTTCAGCAACGACCTTGTTAGAAACACTAGGCAACTTAGAGAGAGATTCATTCTTATCTCTTCTCTCCAACCTCATCGGTGAATCCATACACGTGCAAAACAATCCACCGGAACTCATTCCTCAAGAGGATAGAGTAGTAAAGCATGTCTTAAACTCACTCCTACCGTTCAGCACCACCACCGGCGGTGGTCCCTTAATCCTCAACCATGTCACCTATTTTCCTGGCAGAGGTAACCTCATCGTCGAGTATCCTGGAACCGTTCCCGGCAAGATCCTCTCCTTCGTTGGCTGCCACATGGATGTTGTCACAGCAGATCCCAAAGATTGG GATTTTGATCCGTTTTCTTTGAGCATCGATGGTGATAAGCTTAGGGGTCGTGGAACTACGGATTGTTTGGGACATGTGGCACTTGTTACTGAACTCATGAGGAAGCTTGGTGAAACAAAGCCAGATTTGAAATCAACTGTTGTTGCTGTTTTTATAGCGAATGAGGAGAGTGGTGTTGTAACGGGAGTTGGTATTGATGCACTTGTTCAACATGGTCTTCTCAATAAGCTAAAAGAAGGTCCCAT TCTTTATGAAGTATT GTTTTGGATAGATGTAGCTGATAAACAACCGTGTATTGGAACTGCCGGTATGATAGCTTGGAAGCTTCATGTCACCGGGAAACCTTTTCACAGCGGATTAACCGATAAG GCTATAAATCCACTAGAGCTAGCCATGGATGCAATAAAGGAAATTCAGCTGCAATTTTACAGGGACTTCCCACCCCATCCTCGTGAACAAGTTTATGGGTTTCCAATCCCTTCCACCATGAAACCAACCCAATGGAGTT ATCCTGGAGGTGGAATCAATCAAATTCCAGGGGAATGTACTATTTCAGGAGATTTCAG GTTAACTCCATTCTATGA TATGAAAGATGCAATGAAGAAGCTTCAAGAATACGTGGACGATATTAACGATAATATACAAAAGCTAGAATCTCGGGGTCCAGTTTCAAAATATGTCCTACTCGACGAAAAATTAAGGGGGAG ACTTACTCTAACTTTTGATGAGGTTTTACCTGGAGTTGCATGTGATCTTAATTCGAGAGGCTTCCATGTTTTATGCAAAGCAACTGAGGAAGTAGTTGGACATGTAAAGCCTTTTTCGGTTACCGGAAGTTTGCCTCTCATTCGGGAACTTCAG GATGAAGGTTTTGATGTTCAGTCTTGTGGCTATG GTTTGATGGAAACTTACCATGCCAAGAATGAGTATTGTCTTTTTACAGATATGTCCCAAGGATACCAGGTGTTAGGGAGCATCATCGCGCAATTGGAAAATTGA